One Eurosta solidaginis isolate ZX-2024a chromosome 1, ASM4086904v1, whole genome shotgun sequence genomic window, tatgataaagtgcttatgtgtcggggctttgaGGGCAAGTGATGgtgcatttttggccatttttaggggaaggttgttgagaaaagataatgatgccttctattgaggctaagctgattttacaacagaacacaacattttgaagggttggcgtgaaggcgacattttcgtgtagaaaaaaaacaccattagtagtagtaatttttttttgagtcataagccaccttttcatagaccgggtcacatatatggaCCGATTCTTGACTCAGGGAAgagtacttgttgttgttgtagcagtgcttcgccccacctaacagtcgcgaccgatcacaaattgtcatcaagagTACTCAAGAAGAGTACTTATTTGATTgatattttttaatgaattattttaaatgttttatttatCCAAAAAAAAACGTAAATTCTACAACTACATTGTATATTTGTCTACTCGCATTTGCTTTTAACTGTCAGCATTATATGATTCGTTTGTCGTATCAGATAAAGTGCACTTATAAATACTGCATTCgatctgaaattaaaaaaatttaatcttAACGATTTGACCATATGTTTTGTGTCCAAAAAATTGTCATATATTTTACAAACAATTGAGCatataattcaaatttttgaaTCCATTCACTACCGCTCGATGtagccaatttttttttattacttggtcttcaaaatgttaaaaaaaaacttgtggCAGTTAGCATAGACATGATCTTGCGATATATTTGTCCATCCCCTTACACTGTTGCTGTTTTAACCGCAATAACATGCCCCGATGACTTTTTGCATGTTATGGATATGAACAGGCCTTTGCTGGATTGAATCAGGTAGTAGCAGGTTCTGCCTCGAGCCCAACTGGCTCGGCaacgatttatttttattatttttttagacCTCGCCTTGCTACAAAATGGCCAAGATGGAATGGGTCATTGGATTTCCATTTAGCGAATTGGCAAGCCATTGTGTGGAATAAACAAATTGGATAACATggcttttaaagatttttgtgtTACCAGAGCTTTGTGCAATCGTTCCAGGTGTTGTTGGCATGCCCTTAAGACAGCTTTGAAAACATTTTCCTGATATCAAATCGCTTTGAAGACTACTGGACAGCGTTTACTTGGCATGGGGAATCATTTCACATAGCCATTTGTAGGCTCAAATATTCTTTAGTGCGCTCATTTTGTTCATAAACTGCTCAATAAAAAACTTTTACCTATCAAACTTTGTAACTTTGcacaaaatatagaaaaaatctGAATATTTTAACATAAAACTTTTACTCTTCATGTAGGCAAGGTTTAAAAGGGTTTATAGTTATGCAGTTTATACAAGTccttctaagcggagtcgcctttcggcagtgatttggcaaacactctgagtaTATTTCCGCAatagaaaactcatctgccttttagATGTATTTCGGAGCCAGCGTAAAACGTGTAGGTACCGTCCGACGCAAGAGGAAGGAAGAAAACCTCGGCCTAATATATCTTTGGAGGTTTTCGcgacttgcatttatttatttatttaatatttccaTTTTCCACAAACCGTTTTGGGTTGCTGTTTTTAAATCGTTTGGCATCTTGTGTACCATTTGGTACCATTTTTGCTATGATGAATTTTTGATCAACCTtgtcctttttagtttttttttttttttgagatagcAGCTTTAAGCTCAAGTCGGCAAGTTACATGAAGACGTGCATGAATGTAGGTCTGATGTCCCACAGAGTTATACTAAGCTGATATTGTTTTCGTAGTTTATGCTGAACCCCAGAAAGACGAAGTAGGCACAGTCTCgagtttatatccgtcaacagtgataTAGGTGCCAAGGCACGGATATgctgattctttcttggatggcGTCAGGTGGTTTGTCtagtcctcatttaccgcaagactcTATTTTTTGCCTTTTTATCTACTTCATGAGAAGCTAGTTTTGAGTTTAAAtataactttctattctgcgagTCGACCTAACATAATGAAAGCTTAAAAAATATGTAATGactgaaatttcaagcttcaagCCTTGTCCTCCTCCACTTTAATCTATGACGGCTGGTACTTAAACATTTACTATACTCACTGTCCTTCTTTAAAGTACTCTTTCAGCGTTGTGCTAAACTTTTTAGAGTATTTCACAAACTCTTTTTTACGTTGTTCCACAGCTTGTTTGCCTGTAACGCCGGGTATAAACGAACCAATTTCATTAACCACATCTAAAAGTTTTTTTATGGCGCTTGCAATTTCTCTAAAAAATAAGAACACTATTAATAGTTTATAGATCAGTTTGAAATTACACAAGTACTTTATAGTTTCCAAAAAAGCTTTGCGGTCTGTGATTTCGTCGGGTATACGACTGAGTATAACTTTCAACGCCACGGATTTGCGATTTAGCTCTTGGAATGACTCTTCAGTACGTGTAAGACGGTATTCATTTACTAAAAATAAGTAACTGAGTTATTgaatgttttttaaataaataaaattgtttgtttttcaaCTCACAATCGGCCTCGGCAATATTCCCTTGCAATCGTAGTACTGCCTCATTGAGATTTACATTCAACTCTGCTCGACGTATAATGGCGGTTACGAGGTCATAACACAGACCTGGATTATTCTGTTCACATTTCATTATGGCAGACTTTAGCGATTGTGCTGCACCCACATCACGACGTTCCAACtggaaaatatataaacaaataaatatcgaAGTGTACTCACACTTGGGAAGTAAATGTTTTTCCAAATCATTTCCCTGTCGAAACTTGCCGAAGCCTGCATAACCACCTCAAAAAAGCCCGTCGACTGGCGAGGCATGGTTGACTTACTGAAGCGCTTTCGAATGCATTATGAAAAgtataataaaattgtaaaagCTAGATACTGtaaactcaagttcagaaaatgtaAGTTCTCAGAGTCCAGCATCCGTAACTGCGCCAATCTGCCAccacttcgttctggatattgttaCTCTTAATTATctagaatcaatcccgacataagCAATGTATGTCCTGCGTGTCATGTATTTCCACATAACAGTAACCATTTTTTCAATGGAAATGTGGAACGATATCTATCACACCCACATCACTTTGGTCCAACCCTATTGAAAATGCAAGTTTCCTTATACTTCCGTTAAGGGTTAGGTTGGGCTAGGTTGAACTGCCCGGtcaatgtacctaaatttaaattttttcttgtcacacttatgctgctacaatcacaaaaattttacaggccgtcttgttttgatttcgcattcaaaacacattgcgatcattttctattagcaatctAGGAGTGTTACATATAtgggcacgggaccatatattccattTTTCCGATATTAGATGACGCTATATTACTTGTTGCAGTCGTTAACGCAATGTTTTGACCATTATGTCTGCAGGTGCATACAAAGCTGCTTTCGGGGAAATTTTTAGAGCTCCCAGTATGGGATATTGATGAAAACTTGTGAGTAATAGcatctattgaatggggcgaagcattgctacaagaATGGCAAACTATACGCTtctcaaggcagccggttctatgtaccggagcgactcggggatTTTTCCCGagcaagggctgtcatttcagtgtaaccccatttaatttgttgcatccttGGTAGCACCCATTGGATAGAACTAAGCACTGCTACACCAACAACAAGGCAAACTATGATTGCCACTGGGCAGGAGGAGGAGTGTAataagggattcaaggggttgtgtagcgcaatatatagcttctccaacccaattgtcaacctcaccttcgagcggcgaatcccgtttcactaacagacgaggctctggcgaccccaagctcctcatggaacttgggggtgggaagggagggatggcctgaaggtttaatgtggccatataaatcgttcccaagttggtcgggccagcaccttaatggtgctgctaccggagcgtatcggatctgtatccgacaaaggaccatcacatcgataacactccccaaagccttcggggagtgacctaatcgctacaacaacaacaacaacaggagtgtAATAACACCTTAACCTGCTTCTTTAGAGCTGCCTCAAATAAATCCACTTAATAAACCAAATCGGCAATAGAGCAATTAAATGAAATACGCAGCCGTGAGTTTTCAATGCAGCATGTGACTATCACACTatcaggcggccaccgtggtgtgatggtagcgtgctccgcctatcacaccgtatgccctgggttcaactcccgggcaaagcaacatcaaaattttagaaataagatttttcaattagaagaaaatttttctaagcggggtcgcccctcggcagtgtctggcaagcgctccgattgtatttctgccatgaaaagctctcagtgaaaactcatctgccttgcagatgccgttcggagtcggcataaaacatgtaggtcccgtccggccaatttgtagggaaaaatcaagaggagcacgacgcaaattggaagagaagctcggccttagatctcttcggaggttatcgcgccttacatttattttatttaagtgacTATCATACCTTTGCAAGGATCGGCCTCAGCAAAACTGGAAAAATCAACGAAGATGTTGGTGTATCACCACCCATTGTCATTTTTTTCTTCAGACAATTTTTAcactttgcttttttttttgtgattcaaTTCACAACTTTGCAGAATGTTCTAATCTTATGTAGCTCACGCAAAATAGTTTCTTCTACAaaactaaaattttcccaaaaattataattttagtgAAAACTTTCAGAGATAGCCGACGTGTTAGAGCTGACAGAAATATCGATAGCGTCGATAACTAGTAATTTGAAGCGTATTCGATAggcttaagggcgaattaatggtgacttataaccatgaagccataaccagataaaccaACTGGGCTCGAATTACATATTCCGTGATCGAAACGGCAATCGTACGAATAAAGATTACGTGACTGATCGTACGTGGCAATATTGGTATTATGAGGTACGTTCAATAACGTATCGTAATTTATGACAGGCAGTAATAGATTGAATGGTGATTTGTAATAGATACTTTGACAGTTAAATGTCATATTCTGAgtgtaaataagaaaaattatttatttacattgtggAATAAATTCCTAAGCAACTTTTAAAAGGAAAAAAGGGGAAAagaattgtttacaaaaaaattaacacagGTAATTCTAGTGATGAGTGcacaattaataataaatataaaaaagaggtgGAAGAGAGTTCCTCCTCTTGCTTCAATGATATTTTCCTCCGCTGATGTTATCAATTTCTCCTCGTATGGTCCACCACCAGTCCGAGACTTTGAGCTCCGGTTAAAAGTTAATTTTCGCTTCGCTTGGTATTTTTGGTCAGCATATacctacaaattataaatatcacAGAATTACAAATTATCATACCAAAAGATGAGTGTTCCGATCGGTTGTTTGATTTACCTTTCTCCACATTTTTGCATCTTTCATAGGTGGGCCTACAGCGTTAATTTTTTAGATAGATCTTCCCACAATCGTTGAGATGTCGCCTTTCCTTGGGCACAATTTGATATGATGTTTTTGGCCAGGTTGGGGTGCTGCTGCATAAATTCTCCCATCATCTCCTTTTGCTTATAATTAAGCTTATTTAGATGCGTCCTTTGGGGAAacaaacattttatattataaatacttttaactaattttatatttatttacttacattattAAACTCGAAATTTTCCTTTTAGTGTTtgataaaattttcctttttagttGTGCTAAGatcactttacttttttaaaaacaaatttaaaacgtaAGAACTATAAATTAATTCGTTTAATTTTCAAACTACAACCAATTTTTAATGCACTCGAACGTCTTTTTGCTATCGTATGAAATTTTTTGACGTTTACGATTTGTTGTGTACGTTCACTGAACACATAATACCGAATTTCGATAGCAGCTATTCGTTCACGTATCACGTAATACCAAATAAGTACTTTTAAGAGACGAGTGTTCAGTTCACGGAATACGTAATTCGGGCcttgaacaaaggtatgttgttgctgtagagatgcgATATCCATACACCATATGTACATCTTTATAACAGTGAGATGTCTGGCAGCGCTAATTGCCAATTACCTTTTCTCTTTGTATTCTCTGCTTTACCTTGATCTTTGATTTTCTACAAGGAACATACAAGGGATTTGTCAAAGTTTGCAGAACAAAAGTGGGAAAATCTTTTTAAATAaatgctaaaataaaataaagcggAAAATAATACTTATAAAATGTTAAAAGTAAGCAATCATTAAATGTTTTTTAATCTAATTAAGCTATACAACTTTGACTATGCCAAAACTTCTGCTCTTCAATAGGTTTCTACGGGACAAGGCAAAGGCCTGCGTACTTTTGAAGAAGTTTGGCCAGAAAAACGTCTGATAGTGCTGAAATTGCTGAACCAGGAAACTGTGTCTCAGTTGGAATGGCAGGAACTATTTTATGGTGTACATTTAGTTTGTCTGTGGGATGAAAAAGGTGCAGCAAAAATTTACGACTGTTTGCGAACGGATATCATTGAATTTATCGTGCATGCTCAAC contains:
- the Ccm3 gene encoding programmed cell death protein 10 isoform X2, producing MTMGGDTPTSSLIFPVLLRPILAKLERRDVGAAQSLKSAIMKCEQNNPGLCYDLVTAIIRRAELNVNLNEAVLRLQGNIAEADLNEYRLTRTEESFQELNRKSVALKVILSRIPDEITDRKAFLETIKEIASAIKKLLDVVNEIGSFIPGVTGKQAVEQRKKEFVKYSKKFSTTLKEYFKEGQSNAVFISALYLIRQTNHIMLTVKSKCE
- the Ccm3 gene encoding programmed cell death protein 10 isoform X1, producing MTMGGDTPTSSLIFPVLLRPILAKLERRDVGAAQSLKSAIMKCEQNNPGLCYDLVTAIIRRAELNVNLNEAVLRLQGNIAEADLNEYRLTRTEESFQELNRKSVALKVILSRIPDEITDRKAFLETIKEIASAIKKLLDVVNEIGSFIPGVTGKQAVEQRKKEFVKYSKKFSTTLKEYFKEGQSKTTCRCRSPWTYLPRKSNTYLKASLLSRKFFLNLNKKISH